The Macaca thibetana thibetana isolate TM-01 chromosome 5, ASM2454274v1, whole genome shotgun sequence genomic sequence TGAAAATGGAAACTTACCCCCAACATATTTCAATTTGGAAGTTCAACTTCaatgaaaaatcataaaaatgtaagttttattgAGTGCCTTATAGTGTGCATGGGCCTTTATTAGACAAGCCGAATTCAGGCACAACAGACACAAGATCCCTGGCCTCAGGTACCTTATGATCTAATTAACATAATACATATTAGAAACAGTAGAAAGACAAGTTACATGTCAATGCCCAATGACTAGAGTCAACATTAAAGAGTTGTAATTTAAGTAATCCAAATTGACATCTAATCctaaaatcatttataaaatgtatttggcTTTGGAATCCACAGGACTTCAAACAAGCAAAGTTTCACTGCAGATAGACAGTTACAAAGATGCAAGTACACTGAAACACTTAAGAGCCTTATtaatgatttttgttattttggatcttctgtttttttcttattatggtCCGAAGCTTCCTTAATACCAATTTATCAGACAGAAGCATGTCGTCTTGTTGTTCAAGATAATCCAGTAAATTTTCAGTCCATTCAAGTGCAGCTTTATGGCTAATATGCTTCTCTGGATTCAGCTCTGTTTTTCTACTCTTACTGGAAGGCTTTTGCTCAGCAGCCTTGGTCTGGTCCTCGGCACTTTCACTGTCAGCCAGCACCTGACAGCTTGAGTCATTGCTTCGAGAGTCGAACCACTGATCAATAGTCTCAATGTCAACATGTTCACATTCTTCTGTGTTCTGTAAAACTGTTGCTAAATTAGCTGCTAAAATGGCTCCTTCATCAATGTTCATACCTGAATTCTCTTCATTGCCAGGGAAAAGTTTTTTCCATGCTTTGGTTATGGTACTTGATTTTACCATGCTCCAAGCTCTTGACACTTCATAAATTGCATCCAACACCGTCAAgttcttccaaaatatttttgggTCAATTCCTTCATCCATGTATTTCTGGAGAAGTCCTGCTCGGTAGTATCTTTTTACAGTGGCTAGAACTCCCTGGCTCATTGGTTGAATCAGACTTGTGACATTTGGTGGcaaatatttcacaattattCTGCCATCATCTGAACTCAACATTTCTTCATTTGGATGTGCTGGGGGGAAATCTAAAAGCAGCACTGCTTTTTCTAAAAGTCCCTTGGATTTCAAATGCTTCTGTACCTGTGGCACAAAGTACTTTTCAAACCACTGTCTGAAAACAGACTGTTCTATCCATGCACCTTTTTGACTGTAATATGTCACAGGAAGGTTTGAAAGGTCAGTGCCTTTGAATGCTCGGGGCTTTTTGGCCTTCCCCACAACACAAAGATTAAGTTTGTGTAAACCTGTGGCATTTGCGCAACACATAATAATGATTCTCTCTCTGCTTGACCTACACCCAGAAGTACTTTGTTCAGTTTCAAGAGTTAATGTCCTTGATGGTAGGCATTTCCAGAACAATCCAGTTTGATCAGCACCATAAATTTGCTCTGGTTGTAGATTCTCTCTTTCAACAAATTCCTGAAAGCTACCACAAAATTCACTGGCAGCAGTTTCATCTCCTTTTAATTTTGTTCCTTTACCAGCAGCCTTTGGAATACCATGGCGCTGCTTAAATCGAGTTAGCCAGCCTGACGATGCATTAAAATCACCTTCCATCCCCAAAGCATCAAAAAAGAACTTGGCTTGTTTTGCACAAATCGTTCCGGACACTGGAATCCCATCTGTTTTCTGTTGGTTAAACCACTCTATCATAACTCTATCAAGCTCTTCATATGTTGATGACTTCATAGATTTACGTTTGGATACCCCACTGGTAGGATCTGAACTGTTTGCATAGTTTATAatcctttctttgttctttttaatatcACGAACTGTGGATTCACCGATTCCGTACACCACAGAAAGTTTTTTGAAAGAGATGCCTTCCTCAAGTTTCTTAATAATGTCAAGCTTGTCCTTAATTGTCAACACCACACGCTTGCGTTTCCCCAACATTTTGTCTAATATTTTAGCTGATTACTAGAACAAGATAATTAACAACTAAGATTTGAATACAAAGCAACTAGAAAATGAGGTCGTAAGATTCCTCCTCTCACTTCTAGGGCCTAGATGGATAGTGCAATGACCAATTTCCTGACCAGGGCTACATGAATCTCTCTACTtgctattttaaaacttacaaactTCCTACAGAAAAGCCTAGCTCCAATTAACTCttaccttctttcttcctcctcactTAGGGTTTAGGGTGTTTCATGAATTGTCATCACACTAGAGGTTAGAAACTCAATCAGTGCTGTACTAGTAAGGCCTCTAAAACAGTACTATTGCATACTCAATTCTTGCCATCCTTGCAGGTAATGTTCTTTGCCAAAAATAGCCACTAAATCTCAGGTGGAAGTATTTTAGGAAATGTGCTAGGGAGTAAAGAGTTTAAGTCAAGAGAGGACTTGTAAACTTGACATATAGGAAAATACAATGGGAAAACTCACCCGCTGACTATGCGGTCTTTGTCAAGCAGTGGATTGTATGGAATGCTGTCTCTCTAGGCAAGGACTCGGCTATAGGTTGCGCAAGTGAGTGCTTGTGGAAATCATACGCAAGAGAAGATGACCCCGGAACAGTGCAAATAAGGTGAAAGTGGAACAGGCAGAAAACTCTCTACTTTAAAAGCGACTTAAACCTACTGGATTTGGCAGCTGGAAAGGAGGATAGTGGACATGTGATGTCACATTACTAAAGCAAGCATCAAAAAAACTGCATCCGTGGAAATGAGGACCCCAGGTAGAGGCTATGGGGTGGAAGGCTCGGTGAAGATGATGTTACAATAATCCTGGTGAAAGACGATCCTCGATGGGCCAACAGAAGCAGTTCCTGTGGGGGCTGTATAGATACTCGGAGGCTCCGAAACCTAAAGGAAAAtaccaaaaacattttctttcaattcAACATCAGGATCTGTGGCATTATCCACATCTATCCTGCAACTATGTTGAGAAAATTAACGCCTCCTATCAATGTGATAGCTAAATACGACAAATAATGCTTTTAGGCATAATCTGGGGTGACAGGGAGAGGGACCTGAAGAGCCTACCTCCTGAAATTAAGAGGTCAGAGAGAAGCCGTGTTAGCGAGGGCCTCTCCCCGCTGGGCGAGCTTCAGAGCGCGGGACGTCTTTCCTCCCGCGGACGGAGCCCGGATTCCGCCTGGACGCCAGCGACCTGGGTGTCACTGCCGCAGCCAGCCAGCCAGCGGGCGGCCGCTTGGCACAGAGAACGCCAGTCCGCCGGCCCCGGGCATCGCCCTGCGCCCGCCTGCGCGGCGTCCAGACCACACTAAGCGCAAATGGAGTCTCCTGAGGGAGGCTGGCACTGGTGGCGCGGCAGCGGCGAGGGACGAGCGGAGAGAGACGAGCGTCGCCGCCGAAGCCGGAAGGCGGGGGATTAGAGAGCACGCGCGCGCCCCCGCAGAACGTTGTGCCGGCGAGGGGGCGGGGCCTGCGCGGGTGAGCGCACGCGGCCCGGGGGAGGGGACTCTGGCGAGCAAGCGGGAGGGGCGGGGCCCGCAGGGGCGCGTCTCTGGGCGCCGCGTGGGTTCCACTCACCGCCTGGCCGTTCCGGGCCGGACTGCCTCCCTGGCCGGCAGGGGGCGGCACACGCTCGCCTTGTCCTGGCGCTTTTCCCAGTGGCCCGGGTCTGCGTACCAGGCTCTTCTCTCCCGGAGGGGCAATTTTAAAATCTCTCCCCCAGAGGGCTGGGTGGGAAAGCGGAGGATCCTTGCGTGCCAGGAGCGAGCTGCGAATGGGGCAGGGGGAGCACACGTGGGGCGTGTTTACAAACAGCAGCCGCGCCGCTGTGCGGAGGCGGTCCGGGTGTTGGAGCCCAGCGTCAGCGCGCGTGGAAAGTGCTGGCCCAAGCGAGGATCATGAGGCACGGTAGGAGCCGGGGGACGTGGGTTCGGGGTAGGAGCTGGGGCGTTCACTCGGCAACACCCAACCAGACAAGCCCAGGGTGCCGAGGCGCGGCGGGCGGCGGTTGAGCTGAGTGTCGGGTCAGCGCTCCCTGGTGCTGATGCTCCGGAACTCGTCACAGTCGCTCTAGAGACGGACCCTTTGCAAAATCGACAGCACCTGGGAGACGCGGGAGCCTGTGGGAGGCGTCATGGTAAATTTCCTGCCACGCCTTGACGCCCGGGGCTTCTCAAGTGGAATCAGGGAATTGCGCTTTGACCGAGATTCCCTTTATTTGTTTCCAACGGAGACACTTACGGAAGGGTCACCGCCTTCCCGGAGGAGGGAGCGGTGCAACTCCACCTTGCAGCACCTGTTTCCTGGGAAACGCGGTCAGGCTGCCTCCCTTTCCGTCTTGTGTGTGCGTGTCACAGTTTGAAAAATTGAAAGTTCTTCAGTGAAGCATCTCTTCCATATGAACATAAATGTAACCTTTTCGTTAACACAAAGTAACATAGTAATTCGTCATTTCTTTGACAAGGCCATATACTGTTTCTGGAATTTCAGAAACTTGGAGATGGAAATCAAAGCGAGCATACTGTAGAAAACAGATGTTGATTCCAAGCCTTCTGTTTGACTCCGCCGCCAGAACCGCTCAATTGCCTTTCTCAACATAGCAGCCTTCCACTATCTGGCATGACAGAAATTCTTTGATCTAGTTATGTTGTGAGGTTGTAAGTGGCTTTTGGAGAATACCTGCTTTTAGACCTCCCCTCCTCCGTGCCCTCCATTTGGCTTCCAACAAGTCAGTCCCTTTCTGGAAATCCTGGTTTCCTATTTTGGGTAGAGTATAACTTACTTCATGGTAGTtttatataacttaaaaaaaaattcttgttttccCTTATACCTGTGAAGAGCATGAAACACTGCTAGAACAGCACTTTTACTGCCACCCATGTGGAAATGAGGCAGCCTGTAACCAGATGTCAGCTGCCTGCCTTTCCCCCTCACCCCCAAGTCTGCTGGAGTTGCTCTGTCCCAGGATATTTAAGTACAAAGGAATCCTGCCTCTtactcttcctctcttttccacAGTATCTCTAGGATTTAATTTTCTTCCAGATACCACTTGCCTTTTTATCTGTTCCTCCTGGATTCTCCACTTTGCTGTTTTATGTCTTACAGCTCTTCCCTTTTTATCACCTTGTGTAAGTTCAAATCTGGATACAACCcacatttcttgattttctcaAAACACCGCTTGACTCAAGGCAATTGTATTTAGTCGACTTAATAAGATTTTACTCAAGGCAATTGTGTCTTTACACAAAACAGTTTTATTGGGTAAACTTTCTCCTTTtgttgggggaaggggtggctagTTATGACAGACATTACAGCACAAGGGGGAGAGGACTTAAAATGTTAagaacatgtgtatatatatgtgtatacacatatgtacatacataagaatatatgtgtgtgtgtatatatatatatgtgtgtgtatttttgagacagggtttccttctgttgccaaggctagagtgcagtggtatgaccgtggcttgggctcactgcagcctcaaccacctaggctcaagcaatcctcctgcttcagccttctgagtagccaaGACTAtaggctacaggtgtgtgccaccatgcccaggtaatttttgtatttttttgtagagatgaggtcttgctatgttgccagagctggtctcaaacccctgggctcaagtgatcctcccaccttggccttccaaagtgctgggattacaggcatgtgccatcctGCCTGGTCAATAATAGATTCTTAAGGTGGTGAAACTACTCTGTACAACTATAGTGGTGGGCACATGTCATTAAACATTTGTTCAGAtgcacagaatgtacaacaccaagagtgaaccctaatggaAACTATGGACTCtgtgataaaaatgtttcaagGTAGGTTCATCAATTGCAACTGATGTTCCACTCTGGTGGGCAATATTGATAATGGGGAGGTTATGGATGTGTGGGGGCAAggagtatatgggaaatctccCTATCTTCTGtggaattttgctgtgaacctaaaactgttctaaaaaataaagcctatttCTTAAAAACGtaggtacaaaaaaaaatgagaatgttgGGCACCTAAGGCAACTTACTCTTTCTCATCTACTATAAGCCCAACACAGCACACTCCAAGCA encodes the following:
- the TIGD2 gene encoding tigger transposable element-derived protein 2 → MLGKRKRVVLTIKDKLDIIKKLEEGISFKKLSVVYGIGESTVRDIKKNKERIINYANSSDPTSGVSKRKSMKSSTYEELDRVMIEWFNQQKTDGIPVSGTICAKQAKFFFDALGMEGDFNASSGWLTRFKQRHGIPKAAGKGTKLKGDETAASEFCGSFQEFVERENLQPEQIYGADQTGLFWKCLPSRTLTLETEQSTSGCRSSRERIIIMCCANATGLHKLNLCVVGKAKKPRAFKGTDLSNLPVTYYSQKGAWIEQSVFRQWFEKYFVPQVQKHLKSKGLLEKAVLLLDFPPAHPNEEMLSSDDGRIIVKYLPPNVTSLIQPMSQGVLATVKRYYRAGLLQKYMDEGIDPKIFWKNLTVLDAIYEVSRAWSMVKSSTITKAWKKLFPGNEENSGMNIDEGAILAANLATVLQNTEECEHVDIETIDQWFDSRSNDSSCQVLADSESAEDQTKAAEQKPSSKSRKTELNPEKHISHKAALEWTENLLDYLEQQDDMLLSDKLVLRKLRTIIRKKQKIQNNKNH